From Mucilaginibacter rubeus, a single genomic window includes:
- the thiH gene encoding 2-iminoacetate synthase ThiH produces MSSFNDIFETCNWDDTKASIYAKTSADVERALAADKRTLEDFKALVSPAAAPYLEQMAQISQRLTLKRFGKVLQMYVPLYLSNECSNICTYCGFSYDNKVKRKTLSPMEIMQEVAVIKEMGYEHVLLVTGEDNVNVHVDYFKKVLELIRPHFAHISMEVQPMDLEDYQQLTPYGLNTVLVYQETYHKEDYKKHHPKGKKSNFKYRVETPDRLGQAGIHKMGLGVLIGLEDWRTDCFFTAMHLNYLEKKYWQTKYSLSFPRLRPFSGGLEPKVEMNDRELVQLICAYRLFNEEVELSISTRESANFRNNIIRLGITSISAGSKTNPGGYAVEPESLEQFEISDERSPAEIAKIIAQQGYEAVWKDWDSCLT; encoded by the coding sequence ATGAGTAGTTTTAACGACATTTTTGAAACCTGTAACTGGGACGATACCAAGGCCAGCATCTACGCTAAAACCAGCGCTGATGTTGAACGCGCCCTGGCCGCCGATAAAAGAACATTAGAGGATTTTAAGGCGCTGGTATCGCCTGCGGCAGCCCCCTACCTGGAGCAAATGGCACAGATTAGCCAGCGCTTAACCTTAAAACGGTTCGGCAAGGTGCTGCAGATGTATGTACCGCTTTATTTATCCAACGAATGTAGCAACATTTGCACCTATTGCGGCTTTAGCTACGATAATAAGGTGAAACGCAAAACGCTTTCGCCGATGGAAATTATGCAGGAAGTAGCCGTTATCAAGGAGATGGGCTACGAGCACGTTTTATTGGTAACCGGCGAGGACAATGTTAATGTGCATGTAGATTACTTTAAAAAAGTGCTCGAATTGATCAGGCCGCATTTTGCGCATATTTCGATGGAGGTGCAGCCTATGGACCTTGAAGATTACCAGCAACTTACACCCTACGGCCTTAACACCGTGTTGGTATACCAGGAAACATATCATAAGGAAGATTATAAAAAGCATCATCCCAAAGGCAAAAAATCAAATTTTAAATACCGCGTTGAAACGCCCGACAGGTTGGGTCAGGCCGGAATTCATAAAATGGGGCTGGGCGTGTTAATAGGCCTGGAAGACTGGCGTACCGATTGTTTTTTTACGGCGATGCACCTTAACTATCTTGAAAAAAAATACTGGCAAACTAAATATAGTCTTTCGTTTCCACGATTGAGGCCCTTTAGCGGCGGTCTTGAACCAAAGGTAGAAATGAATGACCGGGAACTGGTGCAGCTGATTTGTGCTTACCGTTTGTTTAACGAAGAGGTTGAACTTTCGATATCCACGCGCGAATCCGCCAACTTTCGCAATAATATCATCAGGCTGGGCATTACTTCTATAAGTGCCGGTTCGAAAACCAATCCGGGTGGGTACGCGGTAGAACCCGAATCATTGGAACAATTCGAAATCTCAGACGAACGCAGTCCCGCCGAAATTGCGAAGATAATTGCCCAACAGGGCTATGAAGCGGTTTGGAAAGATTGGGATAGCTGTTTAACCTAA
- the moeB gene encoding HesA/MoeB/ThiF family protein translates to MLEREELKRYNRQMILPELGLHGQEKLKAARVLMIGAGGLGCPVLQYLAAAGAGTIGIVDDDVVDISNLHRQILYSAADIGQQKALIAKQKLNQLNPFIELITYTERVTAANAQQLISNFDVVIDGSDNFTTRYLVNDTCAVLGKPLVFGSIFKFEGQVSVFNHLGGPNYRDIFPEAPPENEVPNCAEIGVIGVLPGIIGTYMANEAIKLICSIGELLSGKLLTLNALDNSICIFKIATAALQLPVNATLPIERNKDIKQVDANTVKQWLTETPDEIYLVDVREDYEFDDENIGGVNIPLYELKEQANALPTGKKLVFICQTGQRSKIAAQQTRSSLGREAFSLKGGISAFNF, encoded by the coding sequence ATGTTGGAGCGCGAAGAACTGAAACGATATAACCGACAAATGATATTGCCGGAACTGGGTTTGCATGGGCAGGAAAAATTAAAAGCTGCACGTGTGTTGATGATAGGTGCCGGCGGCTTAGGTTGCCCGGTTTTGCAGTACCTGGCAGCGGCAGGTGCAGGCACCATTGGTATTGTGGACGATGACGTGGTTGACATCAGCAACCTGCACAGGCAAATATTATATTCCGCTGCTGATATTGGCCAGCAAAAGGCTTTGATAGCCAAGCAAAAACTAAACCAGCTTAACCCTTTTATAGAGCTGATAACTTATACCGAAAGGGTTACCGCTGCCAATGCGCAGCAATTGATAAGCAATTTTGATGTAGTAATAGATGGCTCTGATAACTTTACTACTCGCTACCTGGTAAACGATACCTGCGCAGTGCTCGGCAAACCGTTGGTATTTGGCTCGATATTTAAATTTGAAGGACAGGTATCGGTATTTAATCATCTGGGCGGCCCCAACTATCGTGACATATTTCCCGAAGCGCCACCGGAAAATGAAGTACCCAACTGTGCCGAAATTGGCGTTATTGGTGTGCTACCCGGTATAATAGGTACTTATATGGCCAACGAAGCTATTAAGTTGATATGCAGCATCGGTGAGCTGTTATCTGGTAAATTACTAACCCTGAATGCGCTTGATAATAGCATCTGTATTTTCAAAATAGCTACTGCAGCACTACAACTTCCGGTCAACGCAACCCTGCCGATTGAAAGAAATAAAGATATAAAACAGGTCGATGCCAACACCGTTAAACAATGGTTGACCGAAACACCCGACGAAATTTACCTCGTAGATGTGCGTGAAGATTATGAATTTGACGATGAAAATATAGGCGGAGTAAATATTCCGCTTTATGAGTTGAAAGAACAAGCTAATGCTCTTCCAACCGGTAAAAAACTGGTGTTCATCTGCCAGACCGGGCAACGCAGCAAAATTGCCGCCCAGCAAACCCGATCCTCTTTGGGAAGAGAGGCTTTCAGTCTGAAAGGTGGAATTAGTGCATTTAATTTTTAG
- the thiD gene encoding bifunctional hydroxymethylpyrimidine kinase/phosphomethylpyrimidine kinase, with amino-acid sequence MQYYQYCSVLTIAGSDSGGGAGIQADLKTFAALGCYGTSAITAITAQNTLGVTDIHVVPPAMVQNQISAVMSDIRPSAVKIGMLPNTETVLAVANTLKSYEPVPIILDPVISSSSGKQLADNEALLAMKELLFPVVTLLTPNLNETAQLTGKHVGNVDDMIDAAKALLNLGSRAILVKGGHLDGAELYNVYADQQGKRETFAYPFINSLNTHGTGCTLASAIAAYIARGQSITEAIASAGVYVNIAIKEGQNIKTGEGCGPLNHFFKPRKLAKLNF; translated from the coding sequence ATGCAGTATTATCAATATTGTTCGGTATTGACCATTGCCGGCTCAGACAGCGGCGGCGGCGCAGGCATTCAGGCCGATCTGAAGACATTTGCCGCACTGGGATGCTATGGCACCTCTGCTATTACTGCTATTACCGCGCAAAATACGTTGGGGGTAACTGATATTCATGTTGTCCCACCTGCAATGGTGCAAAATCAGATCAGCGCGGTAATGAGTGATATCCGGCCTTCAGCAGTGAAGATCGGCATGCTGCCAAATACAGAAACTGTGCTGGCGGTAGCCAATACTTTAAAAAGTTACGAACCAGTACCCATCATCCTCGACCCTGTTATAAGTTCAAGTAGCGGAAAACAACTGGCAGATAACGAAGCGTTGCTTGCCATGAAGGAACTACTTTTCCCGGTGGTCACCCTACTCACGCCAAATCTGAATGAAACGGCCCAGCTAACCGGTAAACATGTTGGCAATGTTGATGATATGATAGATGCAGCAAAAGCATTATTAAACTTAGGAAGCCGGGCTATCCTTGTAAAAGGTGGCCACTTAGACGGGGCTGAACTTTACAATGTATATGCTGATCAGCAAGGTAAAAGAGAAACTTTTGCATACCCTTTTATAAACTCCTTAAATACACATGGAACAGGTTGCACGCTGGCTTCGGCCATCGCGGCTTATATAGCGCGGGGGCAATCAATAACAGAAGCTATTGCTTCGGCCGGGGTATACGTTAATATAGCTATCAAAGAAGGCCAGAATATAAAAACCGGCGAGGGCTGTGGGCCACTGAATCACTTCTTTAAGCCTCGTAAGCTGGCGAAACTCAATTTTTGA
- a CDS encoding GlxA family transcriptional regulator, with protein sequence MEEANGQPDKKLIVIVAMTGNMLLNFCGPADVFINADRCLENCDILDGYDVKVVAPTSNKKLDTAARMSINCELSVADIQGSIDTLIIAGNDSREASQPGLNEFYDWLATRNEYNTRRIASICGGAFVLAKAGILNGRKATTHWQASERLSKAYPDIEVNVNPFFTRDGHVYTSAGVSSGIDLSLALVEQDYNKDIAISVARKLVFYLSRPGFQSQFGSLLPIYEREHIGQRTQNWIAGHLNEKMEVNQIAEQMNMSTRNFTRVFHRETGMPPAKFVEKLRVEAARKYLEDSDTPLERIAELCGLGGLVSMRRIFLRHLNTTPSDYRRAFRTSLRDSGIESLIASEARLADII encoded by the coding sequence ATGGAAGAAGCTAATGGACAACCAGACAAAAAGTTGATCGTTATCGTAGCGATGACCGGTAACATGTTGCTTAATTTTTGTGGCCCTGCCGACGTATTTATTAACGCCGACAGATGCCTCGAAAATTGCGATATTTTGGATGGATATGACGTCAAAGTTGTAGCCCCCACTTCAAATAAAAAATTGGATACAGCTGCCAGAATGAGCATAAATTGCGAACTAAGTGTAGCCGATATTCAAGGTTCCATCGATACGCTGATCATAGCCGGCAATGATTCCAGAGAAGCCAGTCAACCAGGCTTAAACGAGTTTTATGATTGGTTGGCTACCCGAAACGAATATAACACGCGCCGTATAGCTTCAATTTGCGGCGGCGCATTTGTTTTAGCAAAAGCCGGGATATTAAACGGGCGAAAAGCTACCACGCATTGGCAGGCAAGCGAAAGGCTTAGTAAAGCCTACCCGGATATTGAAGTTAATGTCAATCCATTTTTTACCAGAGATGGCCATGTTTATACCTCTGCCGGTGTTTCGTCTGGCATCGACCTATCGTTGGCCCTGGTAGAACAGGATTACAATAAGGATATAGCGATCAGCGTGGCACGTAAATTGGTTTTTTACTTAAGTCGGCCAGGTTTTCAGTCGCAATTTGGTAGCCTGTTGCCTATTTATGAGCGAGAGCACATTGGTCAAAGGACACAGAATTGGATAGCCGGCCATTTGAATGAAAAAATGGAAGTCAACCAGATTGCTGAACAGATGAATATGAGTACCCGTAATTTCACTCGGGTATTTCACCGCGAAACAGGAATGCCCCCTGCTAAATTTGTTGAAAAATTACGGGTTGAGGCTGCGCGGAAATATTTAGAAGATTCTGATACGCCTCTTGAAAGGATTGCGGAGTTATGCGGTCTGGGTGGTTTGGTGTCCATGCGCCGGATTTTCTTGAGGCACTTAAATACAACCCCATCTGATTATCGCAGGGCTTTCCGAACATCACTTCGGGACTCGGGTATTGAAAGCCTGATCGCATCTGAAGCAAGATTAGCTGATATCATATAA
- the gap gene encoding type I glyceraldehyde-3-phosphate dehydrogenase: protein MKIAINGFGRIGRMTLRALQDKTNIEVVAINDLTDIGTLVHLLKYDTAHSRFPGEVSADGDYIIVGAKRIKLLSEKDPEKLPWNELEIDAVIESTGRFTDKKSAESHLKAGAKKVLITAPATGGVKTIVHGVNNDLIGNDQIYSTASCTTGSIAPVLHVLDKEYGIESGYMVTVHAFTADQNLQDAPHRDLRRARAAAYNIIPTTTGAAKAIGDVLPNLKGKLDGYSYRVPVIDGSIVDLSINLQTDVTAAEINAVLKRYAESSLKGIMQYTEEPFVSSDILGNPHSSIVDGTMTKAIGKLIKVVAWYDNEVGISNRISELISEL, encoded by the coding sequence ATGAAAATCGCCATTAATGGATTTGGCAGGATCGGCAGAATGACCCTGCGTGCTTTACAGGATAAAACAAATATAGAAGTTGTTGCCATCAACGATCTTACAGATATCGGAACACTCGTACACTTATTGAAATACGATACCGCTCATAGCCGTTTTCCGGGAGAGGTAAGTGCGGATGGAGATTACATTATTGTTGGCGCAAAGCGTATCAAGCTGTTGAGTGAAAAAGATCCGGAAAAATTGCCCTGGAATGAATTAGAGATCGATGCAGTCATTGAATCGACCGGAAGATTTACGGATAAGAAATCAGCAGAATCTCATCTTAAAGCCGGTGCAAAAAAGGTTTTAATCACCGCGCCTGCAACCGGAGGTGTTAAAACCATTGTACATGGAGTAAATAACGATTTAATCGGGAACGATCAGATTTATTCAACCGCCTCTTGTACTACCGGCAGTATAGCGCCTGTATTGCATGTGCTGGACAAAGAATATGGTATTGAATCGGGCTATATGGTTACTGTACATGCCTTCACCGCCGATCAAAACCTGCAGGATGCACCTCATAGAGATCTGCGTCGTGCCCGTGCAGCTGCCTACAACATTATTCCAACAACAACGGGTGCAGCAAAAGCAATTGGAGATGTATTACCAAATCTTAAAGGGAAACTGGATGGCTATTCATACAGGGTTCCGGTAATTGATGGTTCTATTGTCGATCTTTCCATTAACCTGCAAACGGATGTTACAGCAGCAGAGATCAACGCGGTATTAAAGCGCTATGCGGAAAGTTCGCTTAAAGGTATTATGCAATATACCGAAGAGCCGTTTGTATCTTCTGATATCTTAGGCAATCCCCACTCTTCTATTGTCGACGGCACAATGACCAAAGCCATCGGAAAATTAATCAAGGTTGTTGCCTGGTATGATAACGAGGTTGGGATATCCAATCGGATATCTGAATTGATCTCCGAGTTGTAA
- a CDS encoding family 20 glycosylhydrolase, producing the protein MTGKRTFTTLCCLLVFRLITAAQVQLPVYPDSLFSTYYQQRATHFKTLPKTAGDIIFLGNSITDGAEWSELFGDCRIKNRGISGDISAGVIARLPEVADRKPEKIFLLIGVNDLSRNTSPDSVVKNIMLISNYLHEKTPATKVYVQSILPVNKIYNKFGTHTGKSTQINEVNQALQTAADKSHYTFINIHDAFCGVDGLLNPELTNDGLHLKGEGYLLWKHLLYPYVFDLGMKPSLMPLPQSLKWQSGLFPFYSCSSVIAGKGLVNEANVVEELLKVNGAYSIDHDSSAHKPYIELKLTKIKVPQHAEEAYRLQVSENHVTITANTAHGIFNGIQTLRQLLRDNVMLDACDITDWPAFSWRGYMVDVGRNYQSVEQLKQQIDIMALYKLNVFHFHVTEDIAWRLAIKQYPELTKPENMLRDKGQFYSVDDIKELQRFCRERHIEFVPEIDMPGHSGAFKLAFHVDMQSDSAMRILKDIIREVCETYRPAYLHIGGDEVKISNAAFLPEICRTVEQYGVKAIGWSPGGNVSANTIRQLWMKEGTVNKKIKYIDSRHMYLNHMDPLESVTTLFYRMIGDVPTGNDSVLGGEICLWNDRAVNRQEDLLTMNPVYPAILTFAERSWQGGGRPGWTAAIPSGDTSAFDNFKAFENRLLDQKQQHFKTLPFPYRKQQNLVWKFYGPYSNGGNQEARFKPELDSLVKDSVSFTAVGGTLILRHWWYPLVNGLITNPKENTTWYAFTKIWSDTDGYKNCWIGFNNLSRSYATDTADPGTWDGRGSAVWVNGNLVKAPDLKFAGRKGNLESPLIDEDYEYRDPVKINLKKGWNTVLIKLPVGGFTAKDSNNPVKWMFTFLPF; encoded by the coding sequence ATGACTGGTAAACGGACTTTTACCACTTTGTGCTGTTTGCTTGTTTTTAGGTTGATAACGGCTGCGCAGGTGCAATTGCCTGTATATCCTGATTCACTGTTTTCTACCTATTATCAACAGCGGGCAACACATTTTAAAACGTTGCCCAAAACTGCGGGTGATATCATTTTTTTAGGGAATAGCATTACCGACGGAGCGGAGTGGAGCGAGTTATTTGGCGACTGCCGTATTAAAAACCGCGGGATCAGCGGGGACATCAGTGCCGGGGTGATTGCGAGATTGCCGGAAGTTGCAGATCGCAAGCCGGAAAAAATTTTTCTGCTTATAGGCGTAAATGATCTGTCGCGGAATACCTCGCCGGATAGCGTTGTTAAAAACATCATGCTGATCAGTAATTATCTGCATGAAAAAACACCTGCTACAAAAGTGTATGTGCAAAGCATTTTACCGGTTAATAAAATTTATAACAAGTTTGGAACACATACCGGCAAGTCGACCCAGATCAATGAAGTAAATCAAGCACTTCAAACTGCAGCAGACAAGAGTCATTACACCTTTATCAATATTCATGACGCTTTTTGCGGGGTAGACGGACTGCTTAACCCCGAGCTCACTAATGACGGACTTCATTTAAAAGGTGAAGGATACCTACTTTGGAAGCACCTGCTTTATCCCTATGTATTTGACCTGGGTATGAAACCGTCTTTAATGCCCTTGCCGCAATCTTTAAAGTGGCAGTCCGGTTTGTTTCCATTTTACAGTTGCAGTTCTGTTATTGCCGGTAAAGGTTTGGTAAATGAGGCAAATGTCGTAGAGGAACTGTTAAAGGTAAATGGCGCATATTCAATCGACCATGATTCCTCTGCTCATAAACCTTACATCGAATTAAAGCTCACTAAAATTAAGGTGCCCCAACACGCGGAGGAAGCTTATCGCTTACAGGTTTCCGAAAACCATGTAACGATAACGGCCAACACAGCTCACGGTATTTTTAACGGCATCCAAACGTTACGTCAGTTACTAAGAGATAATGTAATGCTGGATGCCTGTGATATAACCGACTGGCCTGCATTTTCATGGCGGGGTTATATGGTTGATGTTGGTCGTAATTATCAATCGGTTGAGCAATTGAAGCAACAGATTGATATAATGGCTTTGTACAAACTGAATGTGTTTCACTTTCACGTAACGGAAGACATAGCCTGGCGCCTGGCCATAAAACAATATCCGGAGTTGACTAAGCCAGAAAATATGCTCAGGGATAAGGGGCAATTTTATAGTGTTGATGATATAAAAGAATTACAACGCTTTTGCCGGGAGCGGCATATAGAATTTGTGCCTGAAATTGACATGCCCGGACACAGCGGAGCATTTAAGCTGGCTTTTCATGTCGACATGCAAAGCGATAGCGCCATGCGGATATTGAAAGATATCATCCGGGAAGTATGTGAAACCTATAGGCCTGCTTACCTGCATATCGGCGGTGATGAGGTAAAGATTAGCAATGCAGCCTTTTTACCGGAGATCTGCCGCACGGTTGAACAATATGGTGTTAAAGCCATAGGATGGAGCCCGGGCGGTAATGTATCTGCAAACACCATCCGGCAATTGTGGATGAAGGAAGGTACGGTAAACAAAAAAATAAAATATATCGACTCGCGGCATATGTACCTCAACCACATGGATCCGCTGGAAAGTGTGACAACGCTTTTTTACCGCATGATTGGCGATGTGCCTACAGGCAATGATAGTGTTTTAGGTGGCGAAATTTGTTTATGGAACGATAGGGCCGTAAACCGGCAGGAAGACCTGCTAACCATGAACCCGGTATATCCGGCTATACTAACCTTTGCCGAAAGATCATGGCAGGGCGGAGGGCGACCAGGCTGGACGGCGGCTATTCCGTCGGGAGATACATCAGCTTTTGATAATTTTAAAGCATTTGAAAACCGGCTGCTTGATCAAAAGCAGCAACACTTTAAAACACTACCTTTTCCGTATCGGAAACAGCAAAATTTAGTGTGGAAATTTTATGGCCCTTATAGCAATGGCGGTAACCAGGAGGCAAGGTTTAAACCAGAATTGGATTCCCTGGTGAAGGATAGTGTTTCATTTACCGCGGTGGGCGGCACATTAATATTAAGGCATTGGTGGTACCCCTTGGTGAATGGCTTGATTACTAATCCTAAGGAAAATACCACATGGTATGCCTTTACAAAAATCTGGAGCGATACCGATGGTTATAAAAATTGCTGGATAGGCTTTAATAATCTTTCACGCTCATATGCCACAGATACTGCTGATCCTGGTACATGGGATGGCAGGGGAAGTGCCGTATGGGTAAATGGAAACCTTGTAAAAGCACCTGATTTGAAATTTGCAGGCAGGAAAGGAAATCTCGAATCACCATTGATAGATGAAGACTATGAATACCGGGATCCGGTAAAGATCAATTTAAAAAAGGGATGGAATACCGTGCTGATAAAACTGCCGGTTGGAGGTTTCACCGCGAAGGATAGCAATAACCCGGTGAAATGGATGTTTACATTTTTACCATTTTAA
- a CDS encoding sialidase family protein, with protein sequence MKKSIISILISLFVTSVYAQQQEVTVFKSGADGYKSFRIPAVVKAPSGELLAFAEGRVNGSGDFGNIQIVAKRSADGGKTWGALQVVASNDTLQTGNAAPVVDYTDPAYPKGRLFLFYNTGNAPENMVRKGKGLREVWYKTSTDNGLSWSAPVNITLQVHKPKQPQVNSAYNFNEDWRSYANTPGHAIQLTAGKYKGRIYIASNHSAGEPQKHYADGRAFGYYTDDHGKTFKLSDEVNLPGANENMAAELSGNKLMMNIRNQLGDVKQRIVAVSSNGGQTWDATYFDAHLPDPVCQGSILNLGKSKGKAIIAVCNDADTLHRDNLTLRISFDEGKTCKQNYVIAKSPEGYKGDYSAYSDLVAIDQKHIGILYEKDDYKQIVFTRHDW encoded by the coding sequence ATGAAAAAATCAATCATATCCATATTGATCAGCCTGTTTGTTACATCTGTTTACGCGCAGCAGCAGGAAGTAACGGTTTTTAAATCGGGGGCCGACGGCTATAAGTCGTTTAGGATTCCGGCTGTTGTTAAAGCTCCAAGCGGGGAGTTGCTTGCCTTTGCAGAAGGCAGGGTGAATGGCAGCGGTGATTTTGGCAATATCCAGATCGTAGCGAAACGAAGCGCCGATGGTGGCAAAACATGGGGAGCCTTACAGGTAGTAGCCTCAAATGATACGCTGCAAACAGGTAATGCCGCCCCGGTGGTTGACTACACCGATCCTGCCTATCCCAAAGGACGTTTGTTCCTGTTTTATAATACAGGTAATGCACCCGAAAACATGGTGCGTAAAGGAAAAGGTCTGCGTGAGGTGTGGTATAAAACATCAACCGATAATGGCTTAAGCTGGTCAGCCCCGGTGAATATTACCTTGCAGGTGCACAAACCCAAACAGCCGCAGGTTAACAGCGCTTATAACTTTAACGAAGACTGGCGCAGCTATGCAAATACCCCAGGCCATGCCATACAGCTAACGGCCGGAAAATATAAGGGCAGGATCTACATAGCATCTAATCATTCGGCAGGTGAACCGCAAAAACATTACGCAGATGGCCGGGCTTTTGGTTACTATACAGATGATCATGGCAAAACATTTAAGCTGAGCGATGAAGTGAATTTACCGGGAGCCAACGAAAATATGGCTGCCGAACTTAGCGGTAACAAACTGATGATGAATATCCGCAACCAGTTGGGCGATGTAAAACAACGGATTGTTGCAGTAAGCAGCAACGGCGGCCAAACCTGGGATGCCACTTATTTTGACGCTCACCTGCCCGATCCTGTTTGCCAGGGGAGCATCTTAAACTTAGGCAAAAGTAAAGGCAAAGCTATTATAGCAGTTTGTAATGATGCCGATACCCTGCACCGGGATAACCTTACCCTTCGCATTAGTTTTGATGAAGGCAAAACCTGCAAGCAGAACTATGTTATAGCAAAATCGCCGGAAGGTTACAAGGGAGATTACAGCGCCTACTCCGATCTGGTAGCGATTGATCAAAAGCATATAGGTATCCTGTACGAAAAAGATGATTATAAACAGATAGTTTTTACCCGACATGACTGGTAA
- a CDS encoding AGE family epimerase/isomerase, giving the protein MNYSETDLHTLKTFYERQLLQDTVPFWFPRSVDEQYGGYLLMRDQDGSLIDDDKAVWIQGRAAWLLATLYNTVAPKQEWIDASRSGINFLFDHCFDTDGQMFFHVTRDGKPIRKRRYFFSETFAVIAMAAYAKASGDEGIAQKARELFGKCIEYATVPGLLPAKFTSTRPSKGIGVPMIMINTAQQLRETIGDERCDGYIEKWIKEIETDFVKHDIKCVMEQVAPDGSIIDHIDGRTLNPGHAIEGAWFILHEAKYRNNDAHLIELGCTMLDYMWERGWDKEHGGILYYRDVYDRPVQEYWQDMKFWWPHNEVIIATLLAYTLTGNEKYARWHKMVHDYAYDKFHDPVNGEWFGYLHRDGSLAQTAKGNLFKGPFHLPRQEWYCMHLLKQLK; this is encoded by the coding sequence ATGAATTATTCTGAAACCGATTTACATACTTTAAAAACATTTTACGAACGTCAATTATTGCAGGATACAGTACCGTTCTGGTTCCCCCGCTCTGTTGATGAACAATACGGTGGCTACCTGCTCATGCGCGATCAGGATGGAAGCCTGATTGATGATGACAAAGCCGTCTGGATCCAGGGCAGGGCGGCCTGGTTGCTGGCTACTTTATACAACACCGTAGCGCCCAAACAGGAATGGATTGACGCTTCCCGCTCGGGCATTAACTTTCTTTTTGATCATTGTTTCGATACCGACGGACAAATGTTTTTTCACGTAACCCGTGATGGCAAACCCATCCGGAAACGTCGTTACTTTTTTTCTGAAACATTCGCGGTTATAGCCATGGCGGCTTATGCCAAAGCCTCGGGCGATGAGGGTATCGCTCAAAAAGCAAGGGAATTGTTTGGCAAATGCATTGAGTATGCAACCGTGCCCGGTTTGCTTCCGGCAAAGTTTACTTCAACCCGTCCTTCAAAAGGTATTGGTGTACCCATGATCATGATCAACACTGCCCAGCAATTGCGCGAAACCATTGGCGATGAACGCTGTGACGGCTATATCGAAAAATGGATCAAAGAAATTGAGACCGATTTTGTAAAACACGATATTAAATGCGTTATGGAGCAGGTTGCACCCGATGGCAGTATTATTGACCATATTGATGGGCGCACCTTAAACCCCGGTCATGCAATAGAGGGGGCCTGGTTTATCCTGCACGAAGCCAAATACCGTAATAATGACGCGCACCTGATTGAGCTTGGTTGCACCATGCTTGATTATATGTGGGAACGCGGTTGGGACAAAGAGCATGGCGGCATTTTATATTACCGCGATGTTTATGATAGACCTGTGCAGGAATACTGGCAGGATATGAAATTCTGGTGGCCGCATAACGAGGTGATCATAGCCACGCTGTTGGCTTATACCCTCACTGGTAACGAAAAATATGCCCGCTGGCACAAAATGGTGCATGATTATGCTTATGATAAATTTCATGACCCGGTAAACGGCGAGTGGTTTGGTTATCTGCACAGGGATGGTAGTCTGGCACAAACGGCCAAAGGTAATTTGTTTAAAGGGCCTTTCCATTTACCCCGCCAGGAATGGTATTGTATGCATTTATTAAAACAACTGAAATAA